The Peribacillus sp. FSL P2-0133 genome has a segment encoding these proteins:
- a CDS encoding aminotransferase, which translates to METEMKDLVQMDKDHLWHAMHRYNEKDAPMMATEGSGSWFTDTKGDKYLDGVSGLWCLNLGHGRKEIAQAAYEQMINLSYFPLTLSHKPAIELSAKISEHLKGSYTTFFTNSGSEANETAFKIARQYHSQNGNQGKYKFISRYRAYHGNTFGALSATAQANRRVKYDPAVPGFLHVPPPYSYRSPFGENVENSDLLAAEYIDQVINFEGAETVAGVILEPFISGGGVLIPSKEYLTRVSEICKKHDVLLIVDEVVSGFGRTGKMFGFMHSEGVQPDIVTMAKGLTSGYLPLGATAVNSRIYEKFKENGNLNHFRHVSTYGGHPASCAVALKNIEILEDEKIVQRVSELSESTLSELFELTALDKVGEVRGVGFLYGIELVEDKKKKSPVSDEFMGKIIGACKEKGLIIGRNGDTVPGYGNVLIIAPPLSSTVEDLRFVIETVKSVLYELC; encoded by the coding sequence ATGGAAACTGAAATGAAAGACCTTGTTCAAATGGATAAAGACCATTTATGGCATGCGATGCATCGCTATAATGAGAAGGATGCTCCCATGATGGCTACAGAAGGATCCGGCTCATGGTTCACAGATACTAAAGGTGATAAATATCTAGATGGGGTTTCCGGTTTATGGTGCTTGAACCTGGGTCACGGGCGAAAAGAGATTGCGCAGGCAGCCTATGAACAAATGATTAACTTATCTTATTTCCCTTTAACGTTAAGCCATAAGCCGGCAATCGAATTATCTGCAAAAATAAGTGAACATTTAAAGGGATCCTATACAACGTTTTTTACGAACAGCGGCTCTGAGGCGAATGAGACAGCTTTTAAAATAGCCAGGCAATATCATTCCCAAAATGGCAATCAGGGTAAATACAAATTCATCTCTAGGTACAGAGCTTATCATGGCAATACTTTTGGCGCGCTAAGCGCAACCGCACAGGCAAATCGGAGAGTGAAATATGATCCTGCGGTTCCAGGTTTCCTGCATGTGCCACCACCGTACAGTTATCGGAGTCCGTTTGGGGAAAACGTTGAAAACTCCGATTTGCTTGCAGCTGAATATATCGATCAGGTCATTAACTTTGAAGGGGCTGAAACGGTAGCTGGTGTTATTCTTGAACCATTCATCTCTGGTGGCGGGGTCCTTATTCCTTCTAAAGAATACTTAACGAGGGTATCGGAAATCTGTAAGAAACATGATGTTCTATTAATTGTGGATGAAGTGGTTTCAGGTTTCGGAAGAACCGGAAAAATGTTTGGGTTCATGCACTCCGAAGGGGTTCAACCGGATATTGTTACAATGGCAAAGGGTTTGACCAGCGGTTATCTTCCTCTTGGAGCAACGGCAGTGAATTCCAGGATTTATGAGAAATTCAAAGAGAACGGAAATCTAAATCATTTCAGGCATGTGTCAACATATGGAGGCCACCCTGCATCTTGCGCAGTTGCGTTAAAGAACATTGAAATCCTGGAAGATGAAAAAATCGTTCAACGTGTATCTGAACTTAGTGAATCGACACTAAGTGAGCTCTTTGAATTGACAGCCCTGGATAAAGTAGGGGAAGTTCGGGGAGTAGGGTTTTTATATGGCATTGAATTAGTGGAAGACAAAAAGAAAAAATCGCCTGTTTCCGATGAGTTCATGGGTAAAATAATCGGTGCTTGCAAGGAAAAGGGTCTTATCATCGGTCGTAATGGAGATACAGTTCCTGGATATGGAAATGTATTGATCATTGCACCGCCTTTATCCTCGACCGTTGAAGATCTACGCTTTGTCATAGAAACGGTTAAATCCGTATTATATGAATTATGCTAA
- a CDS encoding PIG-L family deacetylase, with protein sequence MQSKHKLLVVLAHPDDESFLCGGTIAKMSERGVHITLLCATKGEMGRRMGNPILTTRESLPELRVEELKRACEELGINDLRFLNVRDKTIEFESLDLLAERIVKVIREVQPDALVTFHEKYGGHPDHCAIGRAAEFAFLKSGDPNFNPDPLFPAFKVHSLYFVLWHAFYDEWIKENGLSSITRVNIKGTLQKKIRALRSHRSQTLAVPELWGNQNPSLPFLKKSECFIKGNSPTNIEETDFFQTIERLG encoded by the coding sequence ATGCAATCAAAACATAAGTTATTGGTAGTTCTTGCACATCCCGATGATGAGTCATTCCTGTGTGGCGGAACCATTGCCAAAATGTCTGAGCGAGGTGTTCATATTACATTACTTTGTGCGACAAAAGGCGAAATGGGCAGGCGCATGGGAAATCCCATTCTTACAACAAGGGAGTCATTGCCTGAACTAAGGGTAGAGGAGTTAAAAAGAGCTTGTGAAGAATTGGGGATAAACGACCTGCGATTTTTAAACGTAAGGGATAAAACGATTGAATTTGAAAGCTTGGATTTATTGGCGGAGAGAATCGTAAAGGTGATTCGTGAAGTACAACCGGATGCACTAGTAACATTCCACGAGAAATATGGGGGGCATCCAGACCATTGTGCGATTGGCCGTGCTGCCGAATTTGCTTTTCTAAAATCCGGTGATCCCAATTTTAATCCAGATCCATTATTTCCAGCTTTTAAGGTTCATAGTCTGTACTTTGTCCTTTGGCATGCTTTTTATGATGAATGGATAAAGGAAAACGGGCTGAGCAGTATCACAAGAGTGAATATAAAAGGGACTCTACAGAAAAAGATTCGTGCCTTAAGGTCCCATCGTTCCCAGACCCTAGCAGTTCCTGAATTGTGGGGGAATCAAAATCCAAGCTTGCCTTTTTTAAAGAAATCCGAGTGTTTTATCAAAGGGAATTCACCTACTAATATAGAAGAAACCGATTTTTTTCAAACGATTGAAAGGTTGGGATGA
- a CDS encoding putative sulfate exporter family transporter: protein MELEKYEPLEETPQEQQKLLQNRVVLWLSGIAFTFFIALLGLGLSKIAGFNRIGPLACSIIIAVIYRQIAGYPEKFRTGIEFSAKKLLRFAIILYGLKLNIDVIFNQGLPLLVRDIGTVTFAIVVMVLIAKWFKADASISLLLAVGTGICGAAAIAAISPIVKAKEEDTAIGVGIIALMGTLFSIVYTLLRPILPLSALDYGIWSGISLHEIAHVALAGAPAGEDALAIALLAKLGRVFLLIPLCFIFMYWMKKRTSGKMGQDAKIDFPWFLVGFIIMSLIGSYVFGTYITVSPLVMDGISKTTTFILTMAMIGLGLNVSLQALRTKAMRPLLAMTITSLLLSIISYFIV, encoded by the coding sequence ATGGAATTAGAAAAATATGAGCCACTGGAAGAAACACCACAAGAGCAGCAAAAATTGCTTCAAAACAGGGTGGTTTTATGGCTGAGCGGTATCGCTTTCACCTTTTTTATTGCTCTCTTAGGCTTGGGGCTGTCCAAGATTGCAGGATTCAATCGAATCGGTCCACTTGCTTGCTCAATCATCATTGCCGTGATATATCGTCAAATTGCGGGATATCCTGAAAAGTTCCGGACGGGAATAGAATTTTCCGCAAAAAAACTTTTGCGTTTTGCCATTATTTTATACGGGTTGAAATTAAATATCGATGTGATTTTCAATCAGGGTCTGCCATTGTTGGTACGTGACATAGGAACAGTGACTTTTGCTATAGTCGTGATGGTCTTGATTGCAAAGTGGTTTAAGGCAGATGCCTCCATTTCCCTACTTCTTGCTGTAGGAACCGGGATATGCGGTGCAGCAGCCATCGCGGCAATATCTCCAATCGTGAAAGCGAAGGAAGAAGATACAGCCATAGGCGTCGGGATAATCGCGTTAATGGGAACACTTTTCTCCATTGTTTATACACTTTTACGTCCGATCCTTCCGCTATCTGCTTTGGATTATGGAATTTGGTCCGGGATCAGTCTTCATGAAATCGCCCATGTTGCCTTGGCGGGAGCACCGGCTGGTGAAGATGCGCTAGCGATTGCGCTTCTTGCAAAATTGGGCCGTGTCTTTTTACTTATCCCATTATGTTTCATTTTTATGTATTGGATGAAAAAACGCACATCCGGGAAAATGGGCCAAGATGCCAAAATTGATTTTCCATGGTTCCTCGTTGGTTTTATAATCATGAGTTTAATAGGAAGTTATGTGTTTGGAACGTATATCACGGTGTCTCCTCTCGTAATGGATGGTATTTCCAAAACGACTACATTTATATTGACAATGGCCATGATCGGTCTTGGACTGAATGTTAGCCTGCAGGCACTGCGGACAAAAGCAATGCGTCCTCTTTTAGCCATGACCATTACCTCTTTGCTGCTTTCGATAATCTCGTACTTTATCGTTTAA
- a CDS encoding GntR family transcriptional regulator yields MELDFKNPIPLHAQLKTILENQILEGYYKDKIPSERELMDMYSVSRSTVREAVSILVREGILEKRHGKGTFVSLKPVQEWLKMISFTETTKSMGIELLDHGRVMTPENIADANGFDDESYHIKRLRLQGDVPIAIELHYYSLDLGKKLTKFDLSTTVLYDALEGDLNIDFCEAEQIITCGFPTKEDAEHLGIAETLCLLITERMIFDSDGNLVEYYKGLFRSDMYSFAMKMSRKN; encoded by the coding sequence ATGGAGTTAGACTTTAAAAATCCAATCCCTTTACATGCTCAATTGAAAACTATATTGGAAAATCAGATTTTGGAAGGTTATTATAAAGATAAAATCCCGAGTGAAAGGGAACTCATGGATATGTATTCTGTCAGCAGGAGCACTGTACGGGAAGCCGTATCCATCCTGGTTCGTGAGGGAATATTGGAAAAAAGGCATGGGAAGGGAACGTTCGTTTCCCTTAAACCTGTACAAGAATGGCTTAAGATGATAAGTTTTACGGAAACCACTAAAAGCATGGGGATTGAACTACTAGATCATGGCCGTGTAATGACACCTGAAAATATAGCTGATGCAAATGGGTTTGATGACGAATCTTACCATATTAAAAGGCTGCGGTTGCAGGGGGATGTCCCAATAGCCATAGAATTGCATTATTATTCTTTGGACCTAGGAAAAAAATTGACGAAATTCGATTTAAGTACAACCGTATTGTATGATGCACTCGAAGGTGATCTAAACATTGACTTTTGTGAAGCAGAACAAATCATAACCTGTGGCTTTCCAACAAAAGAAGATGCAGAACATTTAGGTATAGCCGAAACGCTGTGCTTGCTGATTACAGAACGAATGATTTTTGATTCTGATGGTAACTTAGTAGAATATTATAAAGGGTTATTCCGATCGGATATGTACTCATTTGCAATGAAAATGTCTCGGAAGAATTGA
- a CDS encoding divergent PAP2 family protein, with the protein MEKMNRGILTALSAIGIAQGLKILTHNKLTGKWDLKQAFTTGGMPSSHSAGVAALASYVAANKGWLHTETSLATVFGVIVMYDAQGIRRHTGEIAKLVNDLEDNMAKFSGEFPSFEYVEREKELNELLGHQPVEVGAGALLGVALGLISAKLEDCKPTKTKRLKTVDIH; encoded by the coding sequence ATGGAAAAGATGAATCGGGGAATTTTAACAGCGCTGTCGGCGATCGGCATTGCACAGGGACTGAAAATTTTAACGCATAATAAGCTGACGGGAAAGTGGGACTTGAAGCAGGCTTTCACAACAGGCGGCATGCCTAGTTCGCACTCTGCAGGTGTGGCCGCACTGGCATCTTATGTGGCAGCGAATAAGGGCTGGCTGCATACGGAAACATCGCTTGCGACAGTGTTTGGCGTGATTGTGATGTATGATGCTCAGGGGATTCGGCGCCATACAGGCGAAATTGCTAAGCTTGTGAATGATCTTGAAGATAATATGGCGAAATTTTCTGGAGAGTTTCCGAGCTTTGAGTATGTGGAGCGTGAGAAAGAACTGAATGAACTGCTCGGACATCAGCCTGTGGAAGTGGGGGCAGGTGCGCTGCTTGGAGTGGCACTTGGGCTTATTTCAGCTAAATTGGAGGATTGCAAGCCCACCAAAACCAAACGGCTGAAAACGGTGGACATACATTGA
- a CDS encoding erythromycin esterase family protein: MHHNLVQSIIEQSVKLTSEADWDKLIHQVKNSKFVLLGEASHGTSEFYTARVEITKKLIQEKGFTFVAVEGDWPACQAINRYVKGYDPVSKSAKDVLKIFDRWPTWMWANEEMIDLIEWMKEYNESGQNQIKVGFYGIDIYSLWESMDEVIHYLKQIDSPDLEAARQAFTCFEPFNRNNEEYAVSAGIFSEDCIEEVAKLLTTIQRKKEKYPHHEELNLNLQVNALVAYNGENYYRTMVVHDDKSWNIRDMHMVDALNEIMDFYGSKGKAIVWEHNTHVGDASATDMRDSGMINVGQVIREQNPAEDVFITGFGTYTGTVIAADEWGMDLEIKTVPPAINGSWEEAMHLSGAYDKLLIFTDENRQLFQDRLGHRAIGVVYRPEYEQYGNYVPSVMSDRYDAFIYIDETQALHPLVHETAPVV; this comes from the coding sequence GTGCATCATAATCTGGTTCAGTCAATAATCGAACAATCAGTCAAGCTTACAAGTGAAGCAGATTGGGATAAACTCATTCACCAAGTTAAAAATTCAAAATTTGTTTTGCTGGGAGAGGCATCCCATGGAACATCCGAGTTTTACACGGCCCGAGTTGAAATAACAAAAAAACTGATTCAAGAAAAAGGGTTCACCTTTGTAGCCGTTGAAGGAGATTGGCCCGCATGCCAGGCAATTAATAGGTATGTTAAAGGCTATGACCCAGTATCTAAATCCGCAAAGGATGTTCTTAAAATTTTTGATCGCTGGCCGACCTGGATGTGGGCAAACGAGGAAATGATAGACCTGATTGAATGGATGAAAGAATACAATGAGTCTGGACAAAATCAAATAAAAGTTGGATTTTATGGGATAGATATCTACAGTCTTTGGGAATCCATGGATGAGGTGATCCATTACTTAAAACAAATTGATTCACCTGACCTCGAGGCTGCAAGACAGGCGTTCACATGTTTTGAGCCATTCAATCGGAATAATGAAGAGTACGCAGTTTCCGCAGGCATTTTTTCAGAAGACTGTATAGAGGAAGTAGCCAAATTACTGACAACCATTCAACGGAAAAAAGAAAAATACCCCCATCATGAAGAATTGAATTTGAACCTTCAAGTGAATGCATTAGTAGCGTATAATGGAGAAAATTATTACAGGACGATGGTGGTTCATGATGATAAATCATGGAATATTCGAGATATGCATATGGTGGATGCACTAAATGAAATTATGGATTTTTACGGTTCAAAAGGCAAGGCGATTGTATGGGAACATAATACCCATGTTGGCGATGCCAGCGCTACTGATATGAGAGATTCCGGGATGATTAACGTAGGGCAGGTCATTCGTGAACAAAACCCAGCTGAAGATGTATTTATCACAGGTTTCGGAACCTACACGGGAACTGTCATTGCAGCAGATGAGTGGGGCATGGATCTTGAAATAAAAACAGTACCCCCTGCAATTAATGGAAGTTGGGAGGAGGCTATGCACCTTTCGGGGGCATATGATAAGTTGCTCATTTTCACTGATGAAAATCGGCAGCTATTCCAAGATAGGCTTGGACATCGGGCGATTGGGGTTGTATACAGACCGGAATATGAACAATATGGAAACTATGTACCTTCTGTAATGTCAGATAGATATGATGCTTTTATTTACATTGATGAAACACAGGCACTTCACCCGCTTGTTCATGAAACAGCACCCGTTGTGTAA
- a CDS encoding GNAT family N-acetyltransferase — translation MDSKRITTENDLKIAFHIRKEVFVEEQGFQLESEFDEFDALHASSEHILVYYNEKPVGTGRLRVVDGLGKLERICILEPYRKFGLGKIIIKTLEKIAKEKELSKVKLHGQTQAEGFYKKLGYQTSSDVFMEDGGPHLLMIKELMND, via the coding sequence TTGGATTCAAAGAGAATTACTACAGAAAATGATTTAAAAATAGCCTTTCATATCAGAAAAGAAGTATTTGTTGAGGAACAAGGTTTCCAATTAGAAAGTGAATTTGATGAATTTGATGCACTTCATGCTTCTTCTGAACACATATTAGTCTACTATAATGAAAAACCAGTCGGAACTGGAAGGTTAAGAGTTGTTGATGGTTTAGGTAAATTGGAGAGAATTTGCATCTTAGAGCCTTACCGTAAATTTGGCCTTGGAAAAATAATAATTAAAACGTTAGAAAAGATTGCAAAGGAAAAGGAACTATCCAAGGTTAAATTACATGGGCAAACACAGGCAGAGGGTTTTTATAAAAAACTCGGCTATCAGACTTCATCCGATGTCTTTATGGAAGATGGCGGTCCACATCTTTTAATGATAAAAGAATTAATGAATGATTGA
- a CDS encoding MarR family transcriptional regulator, with amino-acid sequence MKEILREIGMIARALDSIINIEFKEFDLTKGQYLYLVRICENPGIIQEKLAEMIKVDRTTAARAIKKLEIQGFIEKKNDEGNKKIKKLYATDKGEKVYPFLKKEGEYTDKVALSGFSLEETETMLHLLQRVRKNIEVDWEYVKKGNKRGY; translated from the coding sequence ATGAAAGAAATACTCCGTGAAATTGGAATGATAGCAAGGGCATTGGACTCTATAATTAATATTGAATTTAAAGAATTTGACCTTACAAAAGGGCAGTATTTGTATCTTGTCCGAATATGTGAAAATCCAGGAATCATTCAGGAAAAGTTAGCAGAAATGATAAAGGTTGACCGAACGACAGCGGCTCGTGCCATTAAAAAACTTGAAATTCAAGGTTTTATTGAAAAGAAAAATGATGAGGGCAACAAAAAGATTAAAAAGTTATATGCTACTGATAAAGGTGAAAAGGTCTATCCCTTTTTGAAAAAAGAAGGGGAGTATACCGACAAAGTTGCATTATCTGGATTTTCTTTGGAGGAAACGGAAACGATGTTGCATCTTCTTCAAAGGGTCAGAAAAAATATTGAGGTAGATTGGGAATATGTGAAAAAGGGAAATAAAAGGGGGTATTGA